Proteins encoded by one window of Candidatus Palauibacter australiensis:
- a CDS encoding Tat pathway signal protein, with the protein MRRREFVWAAGGAAALGAALPACAFPPDPEASFTLWTWVHGDRDRDAAAWRERFARLREAGFHAVLVGGGDIDLVSGAAHAEGLEYHRWFWTMNRNGDAWVQENRPEWFTVSRNLESSLDHPPYVGYYKWVCPSRGPVREYLRGRIADLAAHPAVDGVHLDYVRHCDVILPRALWETYDLVQDVEHPEFDFCYCDVCREQFRALDGRDPLEISDPPADEAWRRFRWDSVTGAVRQLAEAAREHGKPITAAVFPTPSIARTLVRQDWDRWPLDRFFPMLYQSFYLEDIPWIGEGVREGIAALEAAASTAGARDAPPLNAGLYLPALDPGALAEAVATAREAGAAGVSMFEMDGLTDEHLAALRDATT; encoded by the coding sequence GTGAGGCGCCGGGAGTTCGTTTGGGCCGCCGGCGGCGCGGCGGCGCTGGGGGCGGCCCTTCCTGCCTGCGCGTTCCCGCCAGATCCGGAAGCGTCGTTCACCCTGTGGACGTGGGTGCACGGAGATCGCGACCGCGACGCCGCCGCCTGGCGCGAACGGTTCGCCCGGCTGCGCGAGGCCGGCTTCCACGCGGTCCTCGTGGGTGGCGGCGATATCGACCTGGTTTCCGGAGCGGCCCACGCCGAGGGACTCGAGTATCACCGCTGGTTCTGGACGATGAATCGCAACGGCGACGCCTGGGTGCAGGAGAACCGCCCGGAGTGGTTCACCGTGAGCCGCAACCTGGAGAGTTCGCTCGATCACCCTCCCTACGTCGGCTACTACAAGTGGGTCTGCCCCTCGCGCGGCCCCGTGCGCGAATACCTGCGCGGCCGCATCGCGGACCTCGCCGCCCACCCGGCCGTGGACGGCGTCCACCTCGACTACGTGCGCCACTGCGACGTCATCCTGCCGCGCGCCCTCTGGGAGACCTATGACCTCGTACAGGACGTCGAGCACCCGGAGTTCGACTTCTGCTACTGCGACGTCTGCCGCGAACAGTTTCGCGCCCTGGACGGGCGGGATCCGCTGGAGATCTCCGACCCGCCCGCCGACGAGGCCTGGCGCCGCTTCCGGTGGGACTCCGTGACGGGCGCCGTGCGCCAACTCGCCGAGGCCGCTCGCGAGCACGGGAAGCCCATCACCGCCGCCGTCTTCCCGACCCCTTCCATCGCCCGCACGCTCGTCCGCCAGGACTGGGACCGGTGGCCCCTCGACCGCTTCTTCCCGATGCTCTACCAGAGCTTCTACCTCGAGGACATCCCCTGGATCGGCGAGGGCGTGCGCGAGGGCATCGCGGCCCTCGAGGCGGCGGCCTCAACGGCGGGCGCGCGCGACGCCCCGCCGCTGAATGCCGGACTCTACCTGCCCGCGCTCGATCCCGGCGCGCTGGCGGAGGCTGTCGCGACCGCGCGCGAGGCGGGCGCGGCCGGCGTATCGATGTTCGAGATGGACGGCCTCACGGACGAACACCTCGCCGCCCTCCGCGACGCCACGACCTAG
- a CDS encoding carbohydrate-binding family 9-like protein: MLRPDSWLVFLTALAASGTPAPSAGQAPAAVREYHAPRAVSPPAVDGSLDDAVWRVAPWTEPFVDIRGQGWREPHLATRAKIAWDERFLYVGAELEEPHLWATLADRDAILYREHDFEVFLDPDGDGLAYYELEINALGTEFDLFLDRPYRRQGSADITWDIEGLLTAVHLEGTLNDPSDEDTGWSLEIAIPWSALRPPGAAADAAVAAPRPGDAWRVNFSRVQWPLVVVDGQYRKRREPVDWSDHPEDNWVWSPQGEIDMHIPEKWGVVRFVADRDRSP; this comes from the coding sequence ATGCTTCGCCCCGACTCGTGGCTCGTTTTCCTGACCGCGCTCGCTGCGTCGGGGACTCCGGCGCCGTCGGCGGGCCAGGCGCCGGCCGCGGTGCGTGAATACCATGCGCCGCGGGCCGTCTCCCCGCCCGCGGTCGACGGATCGCTGGACGACGCGGTCTGGCGCGTCGCGCCGTGGACGGAGCCCTTCGTCGACATTCGCGGCCAGGGCTGGCGCGAGCCTCACCTCGCGACGCGCGCCAAAATCGCGTGGGATGAACGCTTTCTCTACGTGGGCGCCGAACTCGAAGAGCCGCACCTCTGGGCGACGCTGGCCGACCGCGACGCCATCCTCTACCGGGAACACGACTTCGAGGTCTTCCTCGACCCGGACGGCGACGGTCTCGCCTACTACGAACTCGAGATCAACGCCCTCGGGACCGAGTTCGACCTCTTCCTCGACAGGCCGTACCGCCGACAGGGAAGCGCGGACATCACCTGGGACATCGAGGGCCTGCTCACGGCGGTGCATCTGGAGGGCACGCTGAACGACCCCTCCGACGAAGACACCGGCTGGTCGCTCGAGATCGCGATTCCCTGGTCGGCGCTCCGCCCCCCCGGCGCAGCCGCCGACGCCGCGGTCGCGGCCCCCCGGCCCGGCGACGCGTGGCGGGTGAACTTCTCCCGCGTACAGTGGCCGCTCGTGGTCGTGGACGGACAGTACCGGAAGCGGCGCGAACCCGTGGACTGGAGCGACCATCCCGAAGACAACTGGGTGTGGTCGCCCCAGGGGGAGATCGACATGCACATACCCGAGAAGTGGGGCGTCGTGCGCTTCGTCGCCGACCGGGACCGGTCCCCGTGA